From the genome of Campylobacter sp. MIT 99-7217, one region includes:
- a CDS encoding MlaD family protein, translating into MENKANYLSVGIFVFTLFFAIMFVVVWIGGFSHKNDFDYYQIYTKESVSGLGLKAPVRLLGVEVGSVEEIDIHAKDGIGVRILIKIAEGTPITQSTYATLQLQGITGLKFIELANTDSNNTTLLQTSKKNPATIQSKESLFATLNKQSDKLFSLIQTADQSFRAILNEDNLKNIALILENAASFFEKLNQNSDIMIKSGEKVYSMASSVEIAADKVGKLVDDYDDLKYQISDSIELLKNLLIQSNEFLSEIKESPSNLLFKSTKNKPAPGEKK; encoded by the coding sequence ATGGAAAATAAGGCAAATTATTTATCAGTTGGTATTTTTGTTTTTACACTCTTTTTTGCGATCATGTTTGTCGTGGTATGGATAGGAGGCTTTTCTCACAAAAATGACTTTGATTATTATCAAATTTACACTAAAGAATCAGTATCTGGACTTGGACTTAAAGCTCCTGTAAGACTCTTAGGGGTTGAAGTTGGAAGTGTTGAAGAAATTGATATACATGCAAAAGATGGCATAGGAGTACGCATTCTTATCAAAATCGCTGAGGGTACTCCTATCACTCAAAGCACTTATGCAACTTTGCAACTTCAAGGCATCACGGGTCTTAAATTTATAGAGCTTGCAAATACAGATAGCAATAATACAACCCTACTTCAAACAAGCAAAAAAAATCCCGCAACTATACAATCTAAAGAAAGCTTATTTGCAACCCTAAACAAACAAAGCGATAAGCTCTTTAGCCTTATACAAACAGCAGATCAGAGCTTTAGAGCCATTTTAAATGAGGATAATCTCAAAAATATCGCTCTTATCTTAGAAAATGCAGCAAGTTTTTTTGAAAAACTCAATCAAAATTCAGACATCATGATAAAATCAGGAGAAAAGGTATATTCTATGGCTAGCTCAGTTGAAATTGCCGCTGATAAAGTAGGAAAACTTGTTGATGATTATGATGATTTAAAATATCAAATTTCAGATAGCATAGAACTTCTTAAAAATCTTCTTATACAAAGTAATGAATTTCTTTCAGAAATCAAAGAAAGCCCTTCTAATTTGCTATTTAAAAGCACAAAAAATAAACCTGCTCCCGGAGAGAAAA